GTTTTAATGAAGCTGAAGCACAGAAAAAGTATGATGAGTTTGAAAAAGTGGTTGCAGATAACAGCAAAAAAGTTTTTAATGTAAAAGAACAGCAGTACGCTTACAAAAAAACTCAGTTTGAAAGTGTAAACCAAAAAGCCTCTGACTTTTTAGATAAATTCAGAAAACTAATCAGAGATTCAAAATCTACAGGAAAAATTCCGGATAGCAATATTCAGGAAATGGATTCTGCTTACGAATCTGTCTTAAATTCTTACAACTCGTTTGTGAAATAAATTAAAATATCATCTAAATAAAAAGTACCGATGGAAAATTTCATCGGTACTTTTTTATACAGAAAACACGGGAAATTTTTAGAGGTAATTATTACCCATTGTGCATTTTGACTTGTTTTCGTCACTTCGAGTAGAATTTTGAAAAAAATTGTATCGAGAAGCTCTTAATGTCGAGAACAAATTCTATTCTCGATACATTTTTTCTCCACTTCGTTATGAAAAAACACTCGAATTAACGAAAATCTAAAAAGAAAATTAAAATATATAGGCATAATTATTAATAACAAGTCTATAGATTTAAAATTAAAATGGATAAAATATCTCTAATTTCACAGATGAGAAACTAACATTTTTTAACACGATAAATTCCATAAAATTCCGTAATTTTGCACATCGTGATTTTCAGGTAAGGTCACCCCAAATTATGAGTAAATCAACTGAATATATAGAAGTTTACGGAGCTCGTGAACACAATCTTAAAAATATTAATGTAAAAATTCCGCGCAACGAATTGGTTGTAATTACAGGTCTTTCGGGAAGCGGAAAATCTTCATTGGCTTTTGATACGATTTTTGCGGAAGGTCAGCGTCGTTACATCGAAACTTTTTCTGCTTATGCGAGACAGTTTTTGGGTGGATTGGAACGTCCGGATGTTGATAAAATCGAAGGTCTTTCGCCCGTAATTGCTATTGAACAAAAGACAACTAATAAAAACCCTCGTTCAACTGTAGGAACCGTTACGGAACTTTACGATTACCTTCGTCTTTTGTTTGCGAGAGTTTCAGATGCCTATTCTCAAACGACTGGAAAGAAGTTAGTAAGCTATACCGAAGATCAGATTCTTGATACGATTAAAGAGAATTATAAAGGCGAAAAAATAATGTTGATGGCACCGGTTGTGCGTTCCAGAAAAGGACATTATCACGAACTTTTTGTTCAAATGGCTAAAAAAGGATATGGACAGGCAAGAATTGATGGTGAATTGCAGGACATTGAATATGATTTAAAACTTGACCGTTACAAAACCCACGACATCGATATCGTCATCGACCGTTGGATTATTGGAGAAAGCGCATCCGAAGCGAGAATGGAAAAATCGTTGCGTACCGCAATGGAAATGGGGGAAGGTTTAATCGGGATCCAAAAACTGGGAAGTACAGAAATTGAATATTTCTCAAAAAATTTAATGGATGCTGAAACTGGTCATTCATTGGCTTTACCGGAACCAAACACTTTTTCTTTCAACTCACCGAAAGGAAGTTGCCCAAGTTGTAAAGGTTTAGGAACAATTAAAAAAATCAACACCGATTATTTCGTTGAAAATCCTAAATTATCAATCAATCAGGGTGCTTTGTTGCCTTTGGAAGATATTAAGTCTAATAAATATGTGCTTTCTCAAATCAAAAATATTCTTGAGATTTTTGGTTTAGGATTGGCAACGTCTTTTAAAGATATTCCGGAAGAAGCATTGGACTATATATACAATGGTTGTCATAAGGAATTTAATAAAGACTTAAAATACGCAGGAATTTCCAAAAAAATCAAAATCAGTTTTGATGGTTTGATTCCTTTTATGGAAGAATTGATTGAGGAAAGAGAATCTTACGAAGCAATTTTGCTGGAAAGACATTTCACTACTGAAGAAACCTGCCCGGAATGTAAAGGAGCGCGTCTTCAACCTTCAAGTTTGAGTTTTAAAATTGATGGAAAAAATATTGCTGAAATCAACGGTTTAAGTTTATCGGACTTAAAAGATTGGTTAGCTGATGTAAAAGATAAATTTTCAGAAAAAAACTCGATCATTGCTCACGAAATTTTAAAGGAAATCGAAACCAGACTTCAGTTTTTACTGGATGTAGGTTTAGATTATTTAAGTTTGAGCAGAAGTTCAAAAACCCTTTCTGGTGGAGAATCTCAGAGAATCCGTTTGGCAACACAAATTGGTTCGCAATTGGTCAACGTTCTTTACATTTTGGATGAACCAAGTATCGGATTGCACCAAAGAGACAACGAAAGACTGATTAATTCATTAAAAAATCTTCGTGACATCGGAAACTCTGTTTTGGTTGTAGAGCACGATAAAGATATGATCATGGAAGCCGATGAGGTTTTAGATATTGGTCCGAGAGCCGGAAAATTTGGTGGAGAAATTCTTTGGCAGGGAAAACCGAAAGATTTGCTGAATGCCGATACGATTACCGCAGATTATATTACAGGAAAAAGAAAAATTGCCATTCCGGAAGTGAGAAGAGAAGGAAACGGTAAAAATATTATACTAAAAGGAGCAACAGGAAATAACCTTAAAAATGTAACGCTTGATATTCCGTTAGGAAAATTGGTTGTGGTTACGGGAATTTCAGGAAGTGGAAAATCTTCTTTGATTAACGGAACTTTATATCCGATTCTAAACAAACATTTCTACAGAGCAGTTCAGGAACCTTTACCTTACAAAAAAGTGGAAGGTCTTGATAATATCGATAAAATTGTAGATGTAGACCAGACTCCGATTGGAAGAACACCACGTTCAAATCCTGCAACCTATACAGGAATGTTTACCGACATCAGAAATTTATTTTCAGAATTGCCTGAATCTAAAATCCGTGGATATAAACCTGGAAGATTTTCTTTTAATGTAAAAGGTGGAAGATGCGAAACTTGCCAAGGTGGCGGTTTGAAGGTAATCGAAATGAACTTTTTACCGGATGTTTATGTGCATTGCGAAACCTGCAACGGAAAACGTTTCAACAGAGAAACTTTGGAAGTTCGTTACAAAGGAAAATCGATTTCCGATGTGTTGGATATGACGATTGATGAAGCAGTAGATTTCTTCCAGCCGATTCCTAAAATTTTTGCAAGAGTAAAAACTCTGCAGGATGTTGGTTTGGGTTACATTACAATGGGGCAACAATCGACCACACTTTCCGGAGGCGAAGCACAACGTATCAAACTGGCAACAGAATTAGCAAAAAGACAGACCGGAAATACATTATACATTCTCGATGAACCAACAACCGGGCTTCATTTTGAAGACGTGAAGATTCTAATGGATGCGATTAATAAATTGGTAGAACTAGGAAATTCATTTATTATTATTGAACATAATATGGATGTCATCAAATTAGCCGATCATATTATTGACGTTGGACCAGAAGGCGGAAAATACGGCGGTGAGATTATTGCCAAAGGAACTCCTGAGGAAATTATTAAGTCTAAGAAATCTTTGACAGGGAAGTATTTGAAGAAGGAGATGTAAATTGGTCTCATAGTTGCCTTATATAAAGAAAATCTTATGAAATCAATTAAAATTTATTTAGCCCTGTTGGCTTTTTCC
Above is a genomic segment from Chryseobacterium mulctrae containing:
- the uvrA gene encoding excinuclease ABC subunit UvrA: MSKSTEYIEVYGAREHNLKNINVKIPRNELVVITGLSGSGKSSLAFDTIFAEGQRRYIETFSAYARQFLGGLERPDVDKIEGLSPVIAIEQKTTNKNPRSTVGTVTELYDYLRLLFARVSDAYSQTTGKKLVSYTEDQILDTIKENYKGEKIMLMAPVVRSRKGHYHELFVQMAKKGYGQARIDGELQDIEYDLKLDRYKTHDIDIVIDRWIIGESASEARMEKSLRTAMEMGEGLIGIQKLGSTEIEYFSKNLMDAETGHSLALPEPNTFSFNSPKGSCPSCKGLGTIKKINTDYFVENPKLSINQGALLPLEDIKSNKYVLSQIKNILEIFGLGLATSFKDIPEEALDYIYNGCHKEFNKDLKYAGISKKIKISFDGLIPFMEELIEERESYEAILLERHFTTEETCPECKGARLQPSSLSFKIDGKNIAEINGLSLSDLKDWLADVKDKFSEKNSIIAHEILKEIETRLQFLLDVGLDYLSLSRSSKTLSGGESQRIRLATQIGSQLVNVLYILDEPSIGLHQRDNERLINSLKNLRDIGNSVLVVEHDKDMIMEADEVLDIGPRAGKFGGEILWQGKPKDLLNADTITADYITGKRKIAIPEVRREGNGKNIILKGATGNNLKNVTLDIPLGKLVVVTGISGSGKSSLINGTLYPILNKHFYRAVQEPLPYKKVEGLDNIDKIVDVDQTPIGRTPRSNPATYTGMFTDIRNLFSELPESKIRGYKPGRFSFNVKGGRCETCQGGGLKVIEMNFLPDVYVHCETCNGKRFNRETLEVRYKGKSISDVLDMTIDEAVDFFQPIPKIFARVKTLQDVGLGYITMGQQSTTLSGGEAQRIKLATELAKRQTGNTLYILDEPTTGLHFEDVKILMDAINKLVELGNSFIIIEHNMDVIKLADHIIDVGPEGGKYGGEIIAKGTPEEIIKSKKSLTGKYLKKEM